ccaaaaaaaaaaaaataggaaaggggaTGAAGAAATCCACTTCATGGTTTGTGGATCTCCTATGGAAATTTAATTAACTTCAATCAGTTTTTTATATCAACCCATATTGCATCTGCGTTTGCAAGAGAACtctacaaataaaaaattcaccgGTCCTAATATAGCATTAACTCTATATTCTGGAACTCCTTTCCTCAGATCAAATGTAATCAAAATCACCATATTACAATTGCCAACATAAATGCCATCTAAATAACCGACTAAGCGTTGGCCTGAGTTCCGAACTACATAGGGTTGGCTAAAGAAATCATGTCCCGCCATTCTGTTATTCCAGGAAATCTAATAGAAAACATAGTCCTAGCATCTTTTTCTGGAAAAGACATTGAGATCTTGTCCAGTCTTTACACCATGTTGTTATGCTTATCGTGCATCAGAAGTGCAAAAACAGGTTCTAAGACTTAAAAGGTAATGAATAAGCAAAAACACTGTAAATATGGCAAGAGACAGAAGATTAAGGCATATTACCAATTAAAGTACATCCATAAAGATTAAATGCTGGGCTCATTCCAGAAGTAACCTGAACAggtggaaagagagaaaaaaaaaaaaaggaattaactAAAGTAAAAGCATTCATAAATTTATCACTCTTTTCCTCACAGACCTTTCAAGAGGAACATGAACTACTGCTGATGGCAGAGCCCACATAGCCACCAGGTAGTGAATTTCCCTTGATCCCAGACATCAATTTGATGGGACAACCTAATGCATCATGTGGCAGTCCTGAAAATTCAGTAGGCAGCCTATTGAGCTGACCATTAGAATTCTCCATTAGAAAATGGGGTGCTACAGAAGGTCCCAATTAATAGCTGATACCATGGTTGATGAGTAAGAGGAGGTAGTGCACCATAACATTTGGTAGTCTGGTCTTGTTGGTCTTAATTATGACACAATGACTTGTCGAACTTTACCACTTTTTGGATCTTATGGTGTCAAGCATCACCATAAGTGTAAATCAATGACAAAGGAAAGGGAATAAGATATGAAAGTAGTTCTAGGaacaatttttaaaatattcaaAAGGAAATGACCTTTTTTCCACGTGTTAGAGTGAGACGGATGTGTGCATTATCAAACATGCCATTTGAAATTAGAGTTTTGAAAATGGCTTCCTTAACCTGCAATTTGTATATAGCAGTACATGGTGTAAGACGGTCACTTTATAAAAACTGTGCGCAAGCAACAAACAGAGGCACTCTGGTTCACAAACCTATGAGCCTATCAAGAAAACCATCAAGTCAACACATTCAAACACAAACTCCAAACAAAGTACATTCATTAATGAAAACAataacaatgatgatgatgatgataatgatcgCATAAAATGTTAATAAATATAATGATACTAACAATGATTTGTaaatcaatttcatattttcacCTCTTCACGAGTTGGAACATTTTTGAAAGCCAAAGCTTTTGCTGAGTCAAATAACCTGATGTGAGAAGAATTCAAGTCATAATTAGTTGACTACAACTTATTTATAAAGTTATCAAGGAGAATGAACGAAATATGTCAATATATAACTAACCTATCTAAATGCTCATTAAGTTTAAAAACCTTGCCACTATAAATCCGAAGCCCCTCCCACACTGCATCACCGCCTTGGACAACCGAGTCGAATACTGAAACCTTTAAAATTTGGAAGGAAAACAGATATAGAAGAAGCAAGTCTGCAGCTACCATCAAAACTCAAAAAGTTCTGCAGAAGCTACTTTTCCGAAGTTCAAGTAAAAGTACCTTTGCACTGTCACGGGGCACAATCTCATCACCAACCCAAACAAGTATCTTCTCATTGGCAGGGACAGGAAGACTAGGAATGGGTAAGGAGGGTTTATAATGGGCCGAAGTCCGCCGAGTGTGGTGCCGAAGCATGTTGTAGAAAGGCAGACTTAGCTCCAGTAAGTCATATAGTGAAGATGGCAGAGGCTGAAAATAAAGTTACACAGCAAGACAATCATTTGGTCGTCCTACAGTAAAAACTTATCCTTGAGGGTTATGGGTGTTGGTAACTCCCATTAATAAAAGAgacacaagaagattttctagtTGACAGCCAAGGTCTAAGGGATGGTGCAATGCAAACATGCATTAGAAAGCCAACCAACAGGTTACCCAAATTCAGGGGTTCAATTCAAATCATCACGTAACACCATAACCTTTGATAGTGTCATAAATTTAGAAACGGCAAAAGTTAAGACAAAGGAAAACTATGACAAACTTTTGAAATATTTAATGGCATTTTTTCACATCAGTGCAATGGAAACCTAGTCTTCCATGAATCGGACGATGGTTGATTCAACTTATCCATGTCAACTACCACTATTAAATTTACATTTGGTCCAAACTAGTCCAAATATGTGTAGCTAAgtacaaacattttttttggtcaaataaaggtgtaattttcaagtttctGAGAGATTTCCGAATCTTTGCATATCGGAGATGATGGTTTAGGCCAAGAATGGTTGCTGGCTTTCATTTATCCTAGCTCTTTATGATTCCCAAAAAAGTTGAACTGAAATTAATACCAGCAAATTTCTTCGTCAAATTATGAGATAATTGACATGTAATCATGCTTTTAATGAAACAAAATTTCTGCATCACGTACCGAGGGATAAGTTTTTCCTGATCCAAAACCAGTTGATTTATGTACACTTTCATACCACCAAGGAGCCCAAATCCCATCCGTTGGCTTTGGACCAGTTTCCCATCTAGAAATGTTTGACACAAAAATTAATTATGCACACATTctccaaaatataaatcatgcAAATAAACCACTTTAATTTCAGATGAACATTCACGTTCACAAAAACATCTGGTAGGTCTGTAGAAATTAAGTAAAATAAACAGATATCTTGCACATTAAAAGTTCACTCTAACAAATTCCAACAAAGCATGAGGAACACAcccattaaaaatatatatattgtgaaACCGTACATAAAATACAGTAAATTGTTTCACATTTTCTCATAGAATAAAGCGTTACAATATGTAACTGTGAAGACTGTTGTAGTTATCAGAAAGGACAGGATTTTCATACTTGAGCATTGCTTCTTGGAAAGGAATATCCAAGTCTTCACAAAGACCATGTAGAGCAGCCtgcattacaaagaaataaaaaatcacattaCATCAACTACAAGAGCTTTTTATAACCAGAGAACCATTTGAAAGATGTCACGGTTTCTTTTTTTAGGGCCACATTCCTTTTCCCTTGCCATCATATCTCTAAATAATACCTAACTCATAGGATAGGCCTCACACAATGATCATTGGATAGGTGAATGAGTAATATATCCCCATTAAATGGAAAAGCAAACATGTTTGAACTGGAAAGAGCAGATAAGAGAAATTCAAGTACACACTAAATTTATAGAAGCAGTCTTAGATGCACTTAATCCATGAATTTAgtttaaagggaaaattacgccCCGCACACCAGTTTAAAGGGGGGCATAATTCGTTCAAACGTTTGGATCCATATGTAATTTCGGCAAAGTAAAGGGGAGGGGTGGGCATAATTTTCCCTAGTTTAAATTGTTTATACGTATTCAACAATAAAATTCAGTGTTTGGATGCTCCAAATAAATCCATCCCTTCCATCCTCTTTAATATTTCCATTCCTTCTAGAAATTTTTATCCCTATAGCCACGGCTGCTGATATCCTTTAAGAGCATAAGTCATCTAAATGATCCAGAAAGATATTGACCTAAAACCCAGACTTGGCAGTAGTTGTGGAAATAGTAAATAGACAatataggggaaaaaaatgtcaGCAAGACAAATAGTAGATTTTCACTTTTATGATTATATGTTGGATAGTCAGAAACTACTGTACTTTTGAAATCAGATCCTGATATATTACTTGATCATTTGCAGTAAAGCAAGATTATGTAGGAAAGATTTATATTGACTGAAAATTTTAATACTTATAGCAAGGGTATGTCATAAAGTAAAAATTATCCACACTAGGATATTTTGTAACATAAACCTGCCATTTCCAACTTAATCCATGCTTCATGTATAAAAGCCTCAAGGAATTTATATGTAATCGTGTTTTAACTTTGTTTAAGAACATTTTGTCCATGTTTGAAATATATAGtccaaaaataattaatatcAAGTTATGTTTGAATTCATAGAACTTTGTTACCTCAGGATCTTGTTGAAGGTCTGCAGCATCTATGACAGGTGGGGGTTTCCCAAGTTCGCTGAGCTCACTGTATATCGTGACCAAGTTTGCCAAACCCAGCTCAGGAAAGGATGGTGGCACAACTTTGTCAAATGATGGCTggagaaaaaataaaggaaaagagtGAGCATAAAATTAGTTGGGTAAAATTGCCAAGTCCTACTTCAAAACAATAAATATAAGGTTAAAGACAACCTTTGTAAAGAAGCACCATTAAGAATAAAATCTTCCTGTGGAAATGAGCAATATACTACAATTGTTCGAATGTATTATCATATCTATAATATTTAAGActcaaaagagagaagagaaagcttTATGAATAGGTCACTGCTCACCAAAATATCAAGGGGATTCCTTATCAGAATGAAGTGCTTTCCTTTCTTCATCAAATCATTTGTCAATCCAGGTACATGTTGTTTTGCAATATGCTGTGGGCAAAAATTGTAGATAAGAAAGTGGAAAATATGGTAAAAATTGGCAGGCATTGGGTAGGTCCATGTCAGAAAAACCCCACATCAATGCCATAATCCCAGTGCTCAAGTTTCAGTCCAAAATGAGTACACATTCGGGGTCAAAATTGTGTCCAAAATTGAGTAAAATTATGAAAACAGctaccccaaaaaataaaaagatgaaatttttattttttataactttgAATCCACTTTTTTACAGAGTCATTTCTTCAATAAATCTTGACCAGTGAACAAGTGTGGGGTTTCCTATCACATGGATATACACCAAGTTCACTATCCTTGTTAACATTATATTTCcctatatagatatatatagatatatatatatagttac
This Macadamia integrifolia cultivar HAES 741 chromosome 10, SCU_Mint_v3, whole genome shotgun sequence DNA region includes the following protein-coding sequences:
- the LOC122091441 gene encoding branched-chain-amino-acid aminotransferase-like protein 1, which encodes MGEKQEIEVIHSWSAPRSLSTCLMYSFAQRDDTEALDEPLYANFLRVTGVERPYRDELLSKTDSDGNKVVKEVIFGPGEKKYRFCKHIAKQHVPGLTNDLMKKGKHFILIRNPLDILPSFDKVVPPSFPELGLANLVTIYSELSELGKPPPVIDAADLQQDPEAALHGLCEDLDIPFQEAMLKWETGPKPTDGIWAPWWYESVHKSTGFGSGKTYPSPLPSSLYDLLELSLPFYNMLRHHTRRTSAHYKPSLPIPSLPVPANEKILVWVGDEIVPRDSAKVSVFDSVVQGGDAVWEGLRIYSGKVFKLNEHLDRLFDSAKALAFKNVPTREEVKEAIFKTLISNGMFDNAHIRLTLTRGKKVTSGMSPAFNLYGCTLIVLAEWKPPVYDNSSGITLVTATTRRNSPNNLDSKIHHNNLLNNILAKVEGNFAKADDAIMLDKDGYVSETNATNIFLVKKGSVLTPHADYCLPGITRATVMDLVVKENIVLEERRISLSEFHTADEVWTTGTMGELTPVVMIDGRVIGDGEVGPVSRRVQNAYKKMTAELGEPIPTYCRT